From Deinococcus terrestris, one genomic window encodes:
- a CDS encoding Eco57I restriction-modification methylase domain-containing protein has product MSPPPAQAALPMNALTLLRSPEGLTRLYHDLGYPADPEPAIFSPEEIGLEGAAAQDALDATLLVDLEDPDGTLLQHWHFRLRGRRSTLAVRRVTETFLKRSGHYLLSFTDEEGGYSSVQFVKPRQEFQGTGDAGKEGAGAKTLVRLSKLTVTPGRPTAHDLSVLRSVAVTPHTSAAEAHTRQVDAFNVERVTRRFFETYRRLFRHVRDVIRAENPGARIGPYERSTTHDDPTLHAFTQRLLGRLLFLYFIQKKGWLSGQGDYITRLYEDTVAAPGGNFYRDGLEVLYFATLNTPQPRTGGLPGDIPYLNGSLFEREYPDTTVLNLPNRLFDPAWAGDGAEDPGGILHVLNNFNFTVGESAALEQDISLDPEMLGKVFENLMEEEEAAQSGTFYTPRSVVQFMAEETLTRFLADQTGLPQERLLPLTANDSEAHDLSTPEARALKDALADVRVLDPAVGTASMLVGMLSAMIRIRRSLEARILNTPIPEGSPAIAEWKREYIQHCLYGVDIKHEAIEIARLRLWLSLVVDAGEPEPLPNLDYKLMAGDGLLETVDGQPFIRAQRQMLGGQGDVTEKAAEIERLHDAFYREQHPGQRRHLRAEIQRLERELFRADVDDRISGLDAELTDLNRKLADPRQTDAARTRFRKRHAALSDNLQALLMQRRTVWDEQEPLPFFLHNVHFAEVMKDDNRGGNGGFDIVLGNPPYVRHERLGKEYKAALQTAFPEVGTGTADLYVYFFQKGLNLLRRGGRLAYITPNKFMRAGYGAKLRGHLASTTRLELLADFGDLPVFDATTYPLITLLQKGKPDGQPVQMLPERTLKAHLAEAIEGGVPAVREALSGFHEYARALTAPLAPNELTEREWTLDDPRVLRLMDKLRRAGTPLGELVEGKFYRGIVTGFNEAFVVDEAKRAELVAADPKSAEVIKPFLRGRDVRRWKAEWAGKYIIFTRRGIAIDKYPAIKRHLEAYRTRLEPGRPGGRKAGSYEWYEIQDNIAYFEEFTGRKIIYPDISQTPRFCLDVSNSYPDCTLFVIPVNGKEFLLSVLSSRAVEFFMTQIMPSVMGGSYRFKSIYMSQLPIPTPTPAQAARLEGFTDDSRLDELNALVYELYGLTPAEIQLVESLTAGAYAGAGEVAVGEGEEE; this is encoded by the coding sequence ATGTCCCCACCCCCGGCCCAGGCCGCCCTGCCCATGAACGCCCTGACCCTGCTGCGCTCGCCCGAGGGCCTGACCCGCCTGTACCACGACCTCGGCTACCCCGCCGACCCCGAACCGGCGATCTTCTCCCCGGAGGAAATCGGGCTGGAAGGAGCTGCCGCCCAGGACGCGCTGGACGCCACGCTGCTGGTGGACCTGGAAGACCCGGACGGCACCCTGCTGCAGCACTGGCATTTCCGGCTGCGGGGACGGCGCAGCACCCTGGCCGTCCGGCGCGTGACCGAAACCTTCCTGAAACGCTCCGGGCACTACCTGCTGAGCTTCACCGACGAGGAAGGCGGCTACAGCAGCGTGCAGTTCGTCAAACCGCGCCAGGAGTTCCAGGGGACAGGGGACGCGGGGAAAGAGGGGGCCGGGGCCAAAACCCTGGTGCGCCTGAGCAAGCTCACCGTCACGCCGGGCCGCCCCACCGCGCACGACCTGAGCGTGCTGCGCTCCGTGGCCGTCACGCCGCACACCAGCGCCGCCGAGGCCCATACCCGGCAGGTGGACGCCTTCAACGTCGAGCGGGTCACGCGGCGGTTTTTCGAGACGTACCGGCGGCTGTTCCGGCACGTGCGCGACGTCATCCGGGCCGAGAACCCCGGCGCCCGCATCGGGCCGTACGAGCGCAGCACCACCCACGACGACCCCACCCTGCACGCCTTCACGCAGCGCCTGCTGGGCCGGCTGCTGTTTCTGTACTTCATTCAGAAAAAGGGCTGGCTGAGCGGCCAGGGCGACTACATCACCCGGCTGTACGAGGACACAGTGGCCGCGCCGGGCGGCAACTTCTACCGCGACGGCCTGGAAGTCCTGTACTTCGCCACGCTGAACACCCCGCAGCCGCGCACAGGCGGCCTGCCCGGAGACATCCCCTACCTCAACGGCAGCCTGTTCGAGCGCGAGTACCCGGACACCACCGTCCTGAACCTGCCCAACCGCCTCTTCGACCCGGCTTGGGCGGGGGACGGCGCAGAGGACCCCGGCGGCATCCTGCACGTCCTGAACAACTTCAATTTCACGGTGGGCGAGAGCGCGGCGCTGGAGCAGGACATCAGCCTCGACCCGGAGATGCTGGGCAAGGTCTTCGAGAACCTGATGGAGGAGGAGGAGGCCGCCCAGAGCGGCACCTTCTACACGCCCCGCAGCGTGGTGCAGTTCATGGCCGAGGAAACGCTGACCCGCTTCCTGGCCGACCAGACCGGGCTGCCCCAGGAGCGGCTGCTGCCCCTGACCGCCAACGACAGCGAAGCCCACGACCTGAGCACCCCCGAAGCCCGCGCCCTGAAAGACGCCCTGGCCGACGTGCGCGTGCTCGACCCCGCCGTGGGCACCGCGTCCATGCTGGTGGGGATGCTCAGCGCCATGATCCGCATCCGGCGCAGCCTGGAAGCCCGCATCCTGAACACGCCGATCCCCGAAGGCAGCCCCGCCATCGCCGAGTGGAAACGCGAGTACATCCAGCACTGCCTGTACGGCGTGGACATCAAGCACGAGGCCATCGAGATCGCGCGGCTGCGGCTGTGGCTCTCACTGGTGGTGGACGCGGGCGAACCCGAACCGCTGCCCAACCTCGACTACAAGCTGATGGCCGGCGACGGCCTGCTGGAAACCGTGGACGGCCAGCCCTTCATCCGGGCGCAGCGGCAGATGCTGGGCGGACAGGGCGACGTGACCGAGAAAGCCGCCGAAATCGAGCGCCTGCACGACGCCTTCTACCGCGAGCAGCACCCGGGGCAGCGCAGGCACCTGCGGGCCGAGATTCAGCGGCTGGAGCGCGAACTGTTTAGGGCCGACGTGGACGACCGCATCAGCGGCCTGGACGCCGAACTGACCGACCTGAACCGCAAACTGGCCGACCCACGCCAGACCGACGCCGCCCGCACCCGCTTTCGCAAGCGCCACGCCGCCTTGAGCGACAACCTCCAGGCCCTGCTGATGCAGCGCCGCACCGTCTGGGACGAGCAAGAACCGCTGCCCTTCTTCCTGCACAACGTCCACTTTGCCGAGGTGATGAAGGACGACAACCGGGGCGGCAACGGCGGCTTCGACATCGTGCTGGGCAACCCGCCGTACGTCCGGCACGAACGGCTGGGCAAGGAGTACAAGGCCGCGTTGCAAACCGCCTTCCCGGAGGTCGGCACCGGCACCGCTGACCTTTACGTGTACTTTTTCCAGAAGGGGCTGAACCTACTGCGGCGGGGTGGGCGTCTGGCGTACATCACGCCGAATAAGTTCATGCGGGCGGGTTACGGCGCCAAGCTGCGGGGTCACCTTGCCAGCACCACGCGACTGGAACTTCTGGCCGATTTTGGCGACCTGCCCGTGTTCGACGCCACCACGTATCCCCTGATTACCCTGCTGCAAAAAGGCAAGCCCGACGGCCAGCCCGTGCAGATGCTTCCCGAGCGCACCTTGAAAGCGCATCTGGCTGAAGCCATTGAGGGCGGCGTACCTGCCGTGCGGGAGGCTCTGAGCGGCTTTCACGAGTACGCCCGCGCCCTGACTGCGCCCCTGGCCCCCAACGAACTGACCGAGCGCGAATGGACGCTGGACGACCCGCGCGTGCTGAGGCTGATGGACAAGCTGCGCCGGGCCGGAACGCCGCTGGGCGAGCTGGTGGAGGGCAAGTTTTACCGGGGTATCGTGACCGGGTTTAACGAAGCCTTCGTGGTTGACGAGGCCAAACGCGCCGAGCTGGTGGCTGCCGACCCGAAGAGTGCCGAGGTCATCAAGCCGTTCCTGCGCGGGCGCGACGTGCGGCGTTGGAAAGCGGAATGGGCGGGCAAGTACATCATCTTTACTCGCCGTGGAATCGCCATTGACAAGTACCCGGCCATCAAAAGGCATTTGGAGGCCTATCGCACTCGCCTAGAACCAGGAAGACCCGGAGGAAGAAAGGCGGGGAGCTATGAGTGGTACGAGATTCAGGACAATATTGCCTATTTCGAAGAATTTACTGGAAGAAAAATAATATACCCGGATATATCACAAACCCCCAGATTCTGTTTAGATGTAAGCAACTCCTATCCGGATTGCACTCTATTCGTAATACCGGTTAATGGTAAGGAATTTCTCCTCAGCGTGCTATCCAGCCGAGCGGTGGAGTTCTTTATGACTCAAATTATGCCGTCTGTCATGGGTGGTTCTTATCGTTTCAAGTCCATATACATGTCTCAACTTCCCATCCCCACACCCACCCCAGCCCAGGCCGCGCGGCTCGAAGGCTTCACCGACGACAGCCGCCTGGACGAACTGAACGCGCTGGTGTACGAGCTGTACGGCCTGACCCCCGCCGAGATTCAACTGGTGGAGTCGCTGACGGCGGGGGCGTATGCGGGGGCCGGGGAAGTGGCGGTGGGGGAAGGGGAGGAGGAGTAA
- a CDS encoding nucleotidyltransferase family protein encodes MTGPRRRPGRGGPDGAEGQALALGLSPATALRCADLAGRGWPDPADVEQPQRDFFALYAAARNRAPAFREAVRAFGARRGVQADTRPGDVKRLDRIVEKYSVSLEQPLDLLGGKVVVGSLRHLYEVAFTVPEHFEVVAYRDRVLRPQKSGYRDLQFVVALGGAGGPPHYAELKVLHTLFDQMDGFEHRLYEIRRGLEAKERDRLREPQAGQGWGEEPWGTNFGSPILSPVEQMVLEELGQSSRTLFERTWALVQAQEHPP; translated from the coding sequence ATGACTGGGCCGCGCCGCAGGCCAGGACGCGGCGGCCCAGACGGGGCAGAAGGGCAGGCCCTGGCTCTGGGGCTGTCTCCAGCAACGGCCCTGAGGTGCGCCGACCTGGCCGGGCGCGGCTGGCCCGACCCCGCCGACGTGGAGCAGCCGCAGCGGGACTTTTTCGCGCTGTATGCGGCGGCCAGGAACCGCGCCCCGGCCTTCCGCGAGGCGGTGCGGGCGTTCGGTGCGCGGCGGGGCGTCCAGGCCGACACCCGGCCAGGGGACGTGAAGCGCCTCGACCGCATCGTGGAGAAATACAGCGTGTCGCTGGAGCAACCGCTGGACCTGCTGGGCGGCAAGGTGGTGGTGGGTAGCCTGCGGCACCTGTACGAGGTGGCGTTCACGGTGCCGGAGCACTTCGAGGTGGTGGCCTACCGCGACCGGGTGCTCCGGCCCCAGAAAAGTGGCTACCGCGACCTGCAATTTGTGGTGGCGCTGGGGGGTGCGGGCGGGCCGCCTCACTACGCCGAACTCAAGGTGTTGCATACCCTGTTCGACCAGATGGACGGCTTCGAGCACCGCCTCTACGAGATTCGCCGGGGCCTCGAAGCGAAGGAGCGGGACAGGCTGCGGGAACCCCAGGCGGGCCAGGGCTGGGGAGAGGAGCCGTGGGGGACGAACTTCGGCTCACCCATCCTGTCCCCCGTCGAGCAGATGGTCCTGGAGGAACTGGGGCAGTCCAGCCGAACGCTGTTCGAGCGAACCTGGGCGCTGGTGCAGGCGCAGGAGCACCCCCCATGA
- a CDS encoding GmrSD restriction endonuclease domain-containing protein, which yields MAPENASSESLKQLVEQIDAQPPVVLLPEFQRDFVWEMEQTYALFDSLIRGIFVGSVIYGKPSFEMTLRRMDHRPRKGAGSRAKVERLSYTEEKIKHDSQVYGLKIVLDGQQRTTSIYRALKGIDRVYFVVRPSVTAAQVKEDDLEALMHPDHGVQGEDVENAVCIPLHYAFRYMSEAPFDDEVREYFDNETRLGRRLAQAGDDAEAREAFKVFRQMLPKFKTMFEQPQLLSYYLLDMGLDKFTTFFERSNSRGIQLNFTDILAAKVFGNFNLRQAFEDFGEKHPGMPVNRELLVRATALMSGQFADKIEKARILKDLRADHFKAHWEDVTRLYDRALAFLVEQRFVVAVKWMPYDNMLIPLMMFFAEMERQGQGSLTQKQLLFLRWWFWASVFSERYTAASNEKIMADSGILRRVARGEMLEGSYFLRFRPSVGDAEELMSYSRSQSAIYRGVLNLVHFEAGGLRDWTNDGLISTGPLGVKELQDHHFFPKGFLKKTESVQDRPDEVDAIKDCVLNRVLMPKNTNLRASDKKPHSYLQELLKLNPSLKGSLTSHLVPVSLLEDESQSLRVYATLLERGGYVVELIRRETVDAEQQVRAAFVSEAPVRVQA from the coding sequence ATGGCACCTGAAAATGCCAGCAGCGAAAGCCTGAAACAACTCGTGGAGCAGATTGACGCGCAGCCGCCCGTGGTGCTGCTGCCCGAGTTTCAGCGGGATTTCGTCTGGGAGATGGAGCAGACCTATGCGCTGTTCGACAGCCTGATACGCGGGATTTTTGTGGGCAGCGTGATTTACGGCAAGCCGTCCTTCGAGATGACGTTGCGCCGCATGGACCACCGACCGCGCAAAGGCGCGGGCAGCCGCGCGAAGGTGGAGCGCCTGAGCTACACCGAGGAGAAAATCAAGCACGACAGCCAGGTGTACGGCCTGAAAATTGTGCTGGACGGCCAGCAGCGCACGACCAGCATCTACCGGGCACTGAAGGGCATTGACCGGGTGTATTTCGTGGTGCGGCCCAGCGTGACGGCGGCGCAGGTGAAAGAAGATGACCTAGAGGCGCTGATGCATCCGGACCACGGCGTGCAGGGCGAGGACGTGGAAAACGCGGTGTGCATCCCGTTGCACTACGCCTTCCGGTACATGTCCGAAGCGCCCTTCGACGACGAGGTGCGGGAATACTTCGACAACGAGACGCGGCTGGGGCGGCGACTGGCGCAGGCGGGGGACGACGCCGAGGCCCGCGAGGCGTTCAAGGTTTTCCGGCAGATGCTGCCCAAGTTCAAGACCATGTTCGAGCAGCCGCAGCTTCTGTCGTACTACCTGCTCGACATGGGGCTGGACAAGTTCACGACCTTCTTCGAGCGTAGCAACAGCCGGGGCATCCAGCTCAACTTCACCGACATCCTGGCGGCCAAGGTCTTTGGCAACTTCAACCTGCGCCAGGCCTTCGAGGACTTCGGAGAAAAGCACCCCGGCATGCCGGTCAACCGGGAACTGCTGGTGCGCGCCACGGCGCTGATGTCTGGGCAGTTCGCCGACAAGATTGAAAAGGCCCGCATTCTCAAGGACCTGCGGGCCGACCACTTCAAGGCGCACTGGGAGGACGTGACCCGCCTGTACGACCGAGCGCTGGCTTTTCTTGTCGAGCAGCGGTTTGTGGTGGCCGTGAAGTGGATGCCCTACGACAACATGCTCATTCCGCTGATGATGTTCTTCGCGGAGATGGAGAGGCAAGGCCAGGGCAGCCTGACGCAAAAGCAGCTTCTGTTCCTGCGCTGGTGGTTCTGGGCGTCGGTGTTCTCCGAGCGCTACACGGCGGCGTCCAATGAGAAAATCATGGCCGACTCGGGCATCTTGCGCCGGGTGGCACGCGGGGAGATGCTCGAAGGCAGCTACTTCCTGCGCTTCCGCCCGTCGGTGGGGGACGCCGAAGAGCTGATGTCCTATTCCCGGTCCCAGAGCGCCATCTACCGGGGCGTGCTGAATCTGGTGCATTTCGAGGCGGGGGGCCTGCGCGACTGGACGAACGACGGTCTCATTTCCACCGGGCCACTGGGCGTCAAGGAACTGCAAGACCACCACTTCTTCCCCAAGGGATTCCTGAAAAAGACCGAGAGCGTGCAGGACCGCCCAGACGAGGTAGACGCCATCAAGGACTGCGTGCTCAACCGCGTCCTGATGCCCAAGAACACCAACCTGCGGGCCAGCGACAAGAAGCCCCACAGCTACTTGCAGGAGCTGCTGAAGCTGAACCCCAGTCTGAAAGGCAGCCTGACCAGTCACCTCGTGCCGGTGTCGCTGCTGGAAGACGAGTCCCAGAGTCTGCGTGTGTACGCCACGCTGCTCGAACGCGGTGGGTACGTCGTGGAGCTGATCCGGCGCGAGACGGTAGACGCCGAGCAGCAGGTCCGCGCCGCCTTTGTGAGCGAAGCTCCGGTCCGCGTTCAAGCATGA
- a CDS encoding GNAT family N-acetyltransferase — MKATPLALQHAPLLHTLYAAAPGYFALLGTRVPTEGEVTRDVEIALLDPRRRLELLHDDAGECVGSLDYKLHYPEDGDLTINLLLIREDRQSRGLGERAVRDLEGRVPPGTARILASVLGDNPRGARFWERQGFAFALDARPVMTWYAKPLAAPHAQRTLSLACD; from the coding sequence TTGAAGGCGACCCCCCTGGCCCTCCAACACGCGCCCCTGCTGCACACGCTGTACGCGGCGGCACCCGGTTATTTCGCCCTGCTCGGCACCCGCGTGCCGACCGAGGGCGAGGTCACGCGCGACGTGGAAATCGCCCTGCTCGACCCCCGGCGCCGCCTGGAACTCCTGCACGACGACGCAGGTGAGTGCGTGGGCAGCCTGGATTACAAACTGCACTATCCCGAAGACGGCGACCTGACCATCAACCTGCTGCTGATCCGCGAGGACCGGCAGTCGCGTGGCCTGGGCGAGCGGGCCGTGCGTGACCTGGAAGGGCGGGTGCCCCCCGGCACGGCCCGCATCCTGGCGAGCGTGCTGGGCGACAACCCGCGCGGCGCCCGCTTCTGGGAGCGGCAGGGCTTTGCCTTTGCCCTCGACGCCCGCCCGGTGATGACGTGGTATGCCAAGCCGCTGGCGGCCCCGCACGCCCAGCGGACGCTGAGCTTGGCATGCGACTGA
- a CDS encoding helicase-related protein, with product MPPTKIPDFTDNETYHLSKVLDTLIGEYAERTLDVATGFFSPDVWGIVGESFGKLDALRLMLGKEPDLPPEQTGLNLVRHYRQRVREELEGEALTSAKVRQIEALVEFLKRDSVQVRLFADPFLHAKAYLFPCYSIVGSSNLTVNGLLRNSELNTVTKQEGVAQQLREQWFTRFWDRAEDYKTELIEELEQSKFGTYPWTPHQVFLKVLLENFRDSLGLEDQPDGAGVIQLAEFQAEGLRLALGLLDRFGGVMVADAVGLGKSFMGLGILEEYLIKRRGEFGGRVPRGLVVCPAQLERLVWRPLLERYGLPVQVVSMESLGRDDFPWRTYANYDLVVVDESHNFRNPATGRHINLMRLLTGGRADKRVALLTATPVNNTVWDFYHQLLLLARGRDDLYAAYGIPSLKTFFLGVARGSQEFYDVVEHSMVRRSRRDVRRRQERGESVVIAGQEIRFPERTLHRVEYSLTDQFGDFYDGLVTRIERLNLVAYNLERYKKRADEREVSKREALAGIFKTNFLKRLESSVHALAASVGNQRRFQERFEELFRDGRLLDAGVNRKVEQLLRASGEDDTETGGRIERLLDSLPEVAQGEYDTFRMAQDLHADLEALRWMEAAIKNLLVSRGTHEEQDAKVAAIKKALTERVAGQGHTKAIVFSYYHDTAEYLYRALVNDAAFLAAMNLTPGQVELLSGASSAEKRSDVVRRFAPVANRRSDEDELSYGALLAQPVHLLISTDVLSEGQNLQDAGYLLNADLHWNPVRMIQRAGRIDRLGSTFETLEIANVFPEEGLERLLGLVERLQLRIADIDRTVGLDASVLGENISKRSFEELRRIRAEDRSVLDELEAESELSAGDEMRLPLIAALQHLGLGDVEEMPLGLHSVHRAPAGARSVFFAFRAGDRVLWRVYPVGEDAAARSVLTSKRDIYRLIEAQPTDARQSEPADLEVYPYLDRAVKDVLAESNRTGRKARVRMPLRGVNLTLSNWLQDMHVRAALDPEQHARLRYTLENRPLTGFERDPALRGIVAGLGRIKTEETAAALEAFLVDASLLTDAPDERVTVQQLTAAEIMLIAYEWLV from the coding sequence ATGCCGCCCACCAAAATCCCCGACTTCACCGACAACGAGACCTACCACCTCTCGAAGGTCCTGGACACCCTGATCGGCGAGTACGCCGAGCGCACGCTCGACGTGGCGACGGGGTTTTTCAGCCCCGATGTGTGGGGCATCGTCGGGGAGTCGTTCGGCAAGCTCGACGCGCTGCGGCTGATGCTGGGCAAGGAACCGGACCTGCCCCCCGAACAGACGGGCCTGAACCTCGTGCGGCACTACCGCCAGCGGGTGCGCGAGGAGCTGGAGGGCGAGGCCCTGACCAGCGCGAAGGTGCGCCAGATCGAGGCATTGGTGGAGTTCCTGAAGCGGGACAGTGTGCAGGTGCGCCTGTTCGCTGACCCTTTCTTGCACGCCAAGGCGTACCTGTTCCCCTGTTACAGCATCGTGGGGTCCAGCAACCTGACCGTGAACGGCCTGCTGCGAAACAGCGAGCTGAACACCGTGACCAAGCAGGAGGGTGTGGCCCAGCAACTGCGTGAGCAGTGGTTCACGCGGTTCTGGGACCGGGCCGAGGACTACAAGACCGAACTGATCGAGGAGCTGGAGCAGAGCAAGTTCGGCACCTATCCGTGGACGCCGCATCAGGTGTTCCTGAAAGTGCTGCTGGAGAACTTCCGCGACTCACTGGGCTTGGAGGACCAGCCCGACGGGGCGGGCGTGATTCAGCTCGCCGAGTTCCAGGCCGAGGGCCTGCGGCTGGCGCTGGGGCTGCTCGACCGCTTCGGCGGGGTGATGGTGGCCGACGCGGTGGGCCTGGGCAAGTCGTTCATGGGCCTGGGCATTCTGGAGGAATACCTCATCAAGCGCCGGGGCGAGTTCGGCGGGCGGGTGCCGCGCGGGCTGGTGGTGTGTCCCGCGCAGCTTGAACGGCTGGTGTGGCGGCCTCTGCTGGAGCGCTACGGGCTGCCCGTGCAGGTGGTCAGCATGGAGTCGCTGGGCCGGGACGACTTTCCGTGGCGAACGTACGCCAACTACGACCTGGTGGTGGTGGACGAGTCGCACAACTTCCGCAACCCGGCGACCGGGCGGCACATCAACCTGATGCGGCTGCTGACCGGGGGCCGCGCCGACAAGCGGGTGGCGCTGCTGACCGCCACGCCGGTCAACAACACGGTCTGGGACTTCTACCACCAACTGCTGCTGCTGGCGCGGGGCCGCGACGACCTGTACGCGGCCTACGGCATTCCCAGCCTCAAAACCTTTTTTCTGGGGGTGGCGCGGGGCAGCCAGGAGTTCTACGACGTGGTGGAACACAGCATGGTCCGCCGCTCCCGCCGCGACGTGCGCCGCCGTCAGGAGCGCGGCGAGAGCGTGGTCATCGCCGGACAGGAGATCCGCTTCCCGGAGCGCACCCTGCACCGCGTGGAGTACAGCCTGACCGACCAGTTCGGCGACTTTTACGACGGCCTCGTCACGCGCATCGAGCGCCTCAATCTCGTGGCCTACAACCTGGAGCGCTACAAGAAGCGGGCCGACGAGCGCGAGGTCAGCAAGCGTGAGGCTCTGGCGGGCATCTTCAAGACCAACTTTCTCAAGCGGCTGGAGAGCAGCGTGCATGCCCTTGCGGCGAGCGTGGGCAACCAGCGCCGATTCCAGGAACGCTTCGAGGAGTTATTCCGGGACGGGCGGCTGCTCGACGCCGGGGTCAACCGCAAGGTGGAGCAACTGCTGCGGGCGTCCGGTGAGGACGACACCGAGACGGGAGGACGCATCGAGCGGCTGCTCGACAGCCTGCCGGAGGTGGCCCAGGGGGAGTACGACACCTTCCGCATGGCGCAGGACCTCCACGCCGACCTTGAGGCGCTGCGCTGGATGGAAGCGGCCATCAAGAACCTGCTGGTGTCGCGCGGCACGCATGAGGAGCAGGACGCCAAGGTTGCCGCCATCAAAAAGGCGCTGACAGAGCGCGTGGCTGGGCAGGGGCACACCAAGGCCATCGTGTTCAGCTACTACCACGACACCGCCGAGTACCTGTACCGCGCCCTGGTGAACGACGCGGCCTTTCTCGCGGCCATGAACCTCACGCCGGGGCAGGTCGAGCTGCTCAGCGGGGCGAGCAGCGCCGAGAAGCGCAGCGACGTGGTGCGCCGTTTCGCGCCGGTTGCCAACCGCCGCAGCGACGAGGACGAGCTGTCCTATGGGGCGCTGCTCGCGCAGCCGGTCCACCTGCTCATCAGCACCGACGTGCTCAGCGAGGGGCAGAACCTTCAGGACGCCGGCTACCTGCTCAACGCCGACCTGCACTGGAATCCGGTGCGGATGATTCAGCGCGCCGGGCGCATCGACCGCCTGGGCAGCACCTTCGAGACGCTGGAAATCGCTAACGTCTTTCCAGAAGAGGGTCTGGAGCGGCTGCTGGGGCTGGTGGAGCGCCTTCAGCTCCGCATCGCCGACATCGACCGCACGGTGGGCCTGGACGCCAGCGTGCTGGGCGAGAACATCAGCAAACGCTCCTTCGAGGAGCTGCGCCGCATCCGCGCCGAGGACCGCAGCGTCCTGGACGAGCTGGAGGCCGAGAGCGAACTCAGCGCGGGCGACGAGATGCGCCTGCCCCTGATCGCGGCCTTGCAGCACCTGGGCCTGGGTGACGTGGAAGAGATGCCGCTGGGCCTGCACAGCGTCCACCGTGCCCCGGCGGGAGCCCGGAGTGTGTTCTTTGCCTTCCGTGCGGGTGACCGGGTGCTCTGGCGGGTCTACCCGGTGGGCGAGGACGCGGCGGCGCGGTCCGTGCTGACCTCCAAGCGCGACATCTACCGCCTGATCGAGGCGCAGCCGACCGACGCCCGCCAGTCGGAACCTGCAGACCTGGAGGTGTACCCCTACCTGGACCGTGCTGTGAAGGATGTGCTGGCCGAGTCCAACCGGACAGGCCGCAAGGCGAGGGTACGCATGCCGTTACGGGGCGTGAACCTGACGCTCAGCAACTGGCTTCAGGACATGCACGTGCGTGCTGCCCTAGACCCGGAGCAGCACGCCCGGCTGCGCTACACCCTGGAAAACCGCCCCCTCACGGGCTTTGAGCGCGACCCGGCGTTGCGGGGTATCGTGGCCGGGTTAGGCCGGATAAAGACCGAGGAGACGGCTGCTGCGCTGGAAGCTTTTTTGGTGGACGCCAGTCTGCTTACGGACGCTCCTGACGAACGGGTGACCGTGCAGCAGCTCACGGCGGCAGAGATCATGCTGATCGCCTACGAATGGCTGGTATGA
- a CDS encoding HD domain-containing protein: MTLPQQKQPPADFPLTDRFTGAMRLAHEWHRGQYRKVAPGETPTVPYLSHLLGVASVALEFGATETEAIAALLHDALEDGPEYTRRSADALHGEIRDTFGPEVARLVKDATDAEPQAGEEKAPWGERKANYLRELEAQQSASSLLVSASDKLHNARAILTDVLTAGDSSEARTAFFGRFKQGQSGTLQYYRLLVDAYRAAPGGRDHPRLLALFDELDRTVTALEQACGVTAETTRNYPNIQSNTA; this comes from the coding sequence ATGACCCTTCCGCAGCAAAAGCAGCCCCCCGCCGACTTCCCGCTGACGGACAGGTTTACTGGCGCTATGCGGCTCGCGCACGAGTGGCACCGGGGCCAGTACCGCAAGGTGGCGCCAGGCGAGACGCCCACCGTGCCCTACCTCTCGCACCTGCTCGGCGTGGCCTCGGTCGCCCTGGAGTTCGGTGCTACCGAAACCGAAGCCATCGCCGCCCTGCTGCACGACGCCCTGGAGGATGGCCCGGAATACACACGGCGGAGCGCGGACGCGCTGCACGGGGAGATCAGAGACACCTTCGGGCCGGAAGTCGCCCGGCTGGTCAAAGACGCCACCGACGCCGAACCGCAGGCGGGCGAGGAGAAAGCCCCGTGGGGCGAGCGCAAGGCAAACTACCTGCGCGAGCTGGAGGCCCAACAGAGCGCCTCGTCCCTGCTGGTCAGCGCGTCGGACAAGCTCCACAACGCCCGCGCCATCCTGACCGATGTGCTGACGGCGGGCGACTCGTCAGAAGCGCGGACGGCGTTCTTTGGCCGCTTCAAACAGGGGCAGAGCGGGACCTTGCAGTATTACCGCCTGCTGGTAGACGCCTACCGGGCGGCTCCCGGCGGCAGGGACCACCCCCGCCTGCTGGCCCTCTTCGACGAACTTGACCGGACGGTGACGGCGCTGGAGCAGGCGTGCGGGGTGACGGCGGAGACGACCAGAAACTACCCGAATATTCAATCAAATACCGCCTGA